One part of the Myxococcales bacterium genome encodes these proteins:
- a CDS encoding glycosyltransferase family 39 protein: MSEASSRGQGRWGRWLSQLHSPVPLPKGTPFEQRLITMGALLIFAAGLAFRLFYGHRIRETFGLIGNRFGQATGIANNLLENGFYSIDGIHPNVTEEPVYPVVVAFSQWLPGAPWLSYLLVQIGVAAVGAWAVYRLCVLCGTHRPHALLTAALFFTHPYLASQSVAIADTQLFASVLILTVCSWLTLQEHNNVRAALGAGSCLALCFLTRNTTLVVLPAIAVFFLATMWAEGWQGWQNRVRNVALACSITLVLVTPWCIRIWQLTDHFMVATHGTMEFHAGNNSHIYKRLADNLSVDGMELDPGLKLWKLAESRYQPRSPRFTVYLENLHRSKGVDWVIEHPDEFIAMVPLRLFRMWSWNLNPKFDRYGKLNPNYELKASILRVFYIPVTLLAGFAFCVPVLWNRGTVFCAGILIFFSCAAALLFGFTRLRTPFDIFLIIPAVQGALWLSTRLRERWGS, encoded by the coding sequence ATGAGCGAGGCGAGCAGCCGTGGGCAGGGTAGGTGGGGGCGCTGGCTGTCGCAGCTTCATTCACCGGTTCCGCTCCCGAAAGGTACGCCCTTCGAGCAGCGCTTGATCACCATGGGTGCGTTGCTGATCTTCGCCGCAGGGCTGGCGTTTCGCCTGTTTTACGGACACCGCATCCGTGAAACCTTCGGGCTGATAGGAAACCGTTTCGGGCAAGCGACGGGAATTGCGAACAACCTGCTGGAAAACGGTTTCTATTCGATCGACGGAATACACCCAAATGTGACCGAAGAGCCCGTTTATCCGGTCGTGGTCGCATTTTCCCAATGGCTCCCGGGAGCACCGTGGCTTTCCTACCTGTTGGTGCAGATTGGGGTTGCAGCGGTTGGTGCCTGGGCGGTTTATCGATTGTGCGTATTGTGCGGAACTCACCGCCCACACGCACTCCTTACCGCGGCGCTCTTCTTCACGCACCCCTACCTCGCGAGCCAGTCAGTCGCGATCGCAGATACGCAACTGTTTGCGAGTGTGCTGATCTTGACGGTTTGTTCATGGCTCACACTACAGGAACACAACAACGTGCGCGCGGCGCTGGGCGCTGGATCTTGCCTTGCGCTTTGTTTCTTGACTCGGAACACAACCCTAGTTGTTTTGCCGGCTATTGCTGTGTTTTTTCTGGCAACGATGTGGGCAGAGGGTTGGCAAGGCTGGCAGAATCGCGTGCGGAATGTTGCGTTGGCCTGTTCTATTACACTGGTACTTGTCACGCCATGGTGCATTCGGATTTGGCAGCTGACCGATCACTTCATGGTGGCGACGCATGGAACCATGGAATTCCATGCTGGGAACAACTCACACATCTACAAACGCTTGGCGGACAATCTCAGTGTTGACGGCATGGAATTGGATCCTGGGCTCAAGCTTTGGAAGCTCGCTGAGTCACGCTATCAGCCAAGGTCTCCAAGATTTACGGTCTACTTGGAGAATTTGCATCGAAGCAAAGGGGTCGATTGGGTAATCGAACATCCAGACGAATTCATTGCAATGGTGCCACTGCGCTTGTTCAGGATGTGGAGCTGGAACCTCAATCCTAAATTCGACAGATATGGGAAGCTGAATCCCAACTACGAATTGAAGGCGAGCATATTGAGGGTATTTTATATTCCGGTTACCCTGCTCGCCGGATTCGCGTTCTGCGTTCCGGTATTGTGGAATCGAGGCACCGTGTTCTGTGCCGGAATTTTGATCTTCTTCAGCTGCGCGGCAGCCTTGCTCTTTGGCTTCACTCGGCTCCGTACGCCATTTGACATTTTTTTGATCATCCCTGCAGTACAAGGTGCGTTGTGGTTGTCGACTCGGTTGCGAGAAAGATGGGGAAGCTAA
- the ggt gene encoding gamma-glutamyltransferase produces MLKPSLRTLLTVFLIVNFGADVQASDHGGTRLSGKAFASRSPVLARNGMAATSHPLASAVAVDILKRGGSAVDAAIAANAMLSLVEPFACGIGGDLFAIVFSPDTKSLHGLNASGRSPQGLSTQKLRELTASTGKIPLRGPLTVSVPGAVDGWFRLHERFGILPMKELLAPAIRYAREGVPITEVDALQWEWGIEGLEEPSAPEGRFSNFKQTFLSAGQPPEVGEIFRNPDLAATYESIATKGRNAFYTGELAISIATAVQAAGGFLSVEDLAAHQGNWVKPVSVNYRGYEVYELPPPTQGIAALQMLKILEHFDLAGMGRDSADFWHVLIEAKKLAYEDRARYYADPAFQKTPVEALLSDAYARERSKRIQMKTAAPAVEAGSPPEKGDTTYIATADAAGMMVSLIQSNFWEFGSWVVPKGAGFVLQNRGSSFSLEDGHANVYAPGKRPFHTIIPAFVMRDGQPVMSFGVMGGALQPQAHVQILINQIDFGMNVQEAGDAARLIHSGSSQPNGKAADGSGTVELEAGIPRAVADELERRGHRVSNETRPYVGGYQAIWRDPKTGVYHGASEMRFDGQAVGY; encoded by the coding sequence ATGCTAAAGCCTTCTTTGCGAACCCTGCTCACGGTGTTCCTCATCGTGAACTTCGGCGCGGATGTTCAGGCATCGGATCACGGAGGCACGCGTCTCAGCGGCAAGGCGTTTGCAAGTCGTAGCCCCGTGCTGGCGCGCAACGGCATGGCGGCAACCAGCCACCCGCTCGCATCCGCGGTCGCGGTCGATATTTTAAAACGCGGCGGTAGCGCGGTAGATGCAGCAATCGCCGCAAATGCAATGCTGTCCCTGGTAGAACCCTTTGCTTGTGGAATCGGCGGCGACCTCTTCGCCATCGTCTTTAGCCCCGACACAAAATCCCTGCACGGACTCAACGCCAGCGGCAGATCACCGCAAGGGTTGAGCACCCAGAAATTGCGTGAGTTGACCGCCTCGACGGGCAAGATCCCGCTTCGTGGCCCCCTCACCGTTTCGGTTCCGGGTGCAGTCGATGGCTGGTTTCGGCTGCATGAACGTTTCGGGATACTTCCCATGAAGGAACTGCTTGCGCCGGCGATCCGCTACGCGCGCGAGGGGGTTCCAATTACAGAAGTCGACGCCCTGCAGTGGGAATGGGGAATTGAAGGACTCGAAGAGCCCTCGGCGCCCGAAGGAAGGTTTTCGAATTTCAAGCAGACCTTCCTCAGCGCTGGGCAGCCACCCGAGGTGGGAGAAATATTTCGCAATCCCGATCTTGCAGCGACCTACGAGAGCATCGCGACAAAAGGCCGCAATGCCTTCTACACGGGAGAGCTTGCAATATCCATCGCCACCGCGGTTCAAGCTGCGGGTGGCTTTTTGAGTGTCGAGGATCTCGCCGCCCATCAGGGGAATTGGGTGAAACCGGTCAGCGTAAATTATCGCGGGTACGAGGTTTACGAACTCCCACCTCCCACCCAGGGGATTGCTGCGCTTCAGATGCTCAAGATCCTCGAACACTTCGACCTGGCAGGGATGGGACGAGACAGCGCTGACTTCTGGCACGTCCTCATCGAGGCCAAAAAACTCGCCTACGAAGACCGCGCTCGTTATTACGCCGACCCCGCGTTTCAAAAGACTCCGGTGGAAGCCTTGCTCTCAGACGCCTACGCGCGGGAGCGAAGCAAACGGATCCAGATGAAAACCGCAGCCCCCGCGGTGGAGGCCGGCTCCCCTCCAGAAAAAGGCGATACCACCTACATCGCGACCGCGGACGCAGCTGGAATGATGGTGTCCTTGATTCAAAGTAATTTCTGGGAATTCGGAAGCTGGGTGGTACCGAAGGGAGCAGGCTTCGTATTGCAAAACCGCGGATCGTCTTTTTCGCTCGAGGATGGTCACGCCAACGTCTACGCCCCGGGCAAGCGCCCGTTCCACACCATCATCCCCGCCTTTGTGATGCGGGACGGCCAACCGGTGATGAGTTTCGGCGTAATGGGCGGCGCATTACAACCCCAGGCCCACGTCCAAATTCTGATCAATCAGATTGATTTCGGGATGAATGTTCAAGAGGCCGGCGACGCCGCCCGGCTGATCCATTCCGGCAGCTCGCAACCCAACGGCAAAGCTGCAGACGGCAGCGGCACCGTTGAGCTGGAAGCCGGAATCCCCCGGGCAGTGGCCGACGAACTCGAGCGACGCGGTCACCGGGTAAGCAACGAAACCCGCCCCTACGTGGGCGGCTATCAGGCCATCTGGCGCGACCCGAAAACCGGCGTCTACCACGGCGCCTCAGAGATGCGCTTCGATGGTCAGGCCGTCGGCTACTGA